The following proteins are co-located in the [Pasteurella] mairii genome:
- the prfC gene encoding peptide chain release factor 3, with amino-acid sequence MSLNDYPQQVNKRRTFAIISHPDAGKTTITEKVLLYGNAIQTAGSVKGKGSQAHAKSDWMEMEKQRGISITTSVMQFPYNDCLVNLLDTPGHEDFSEDTYRTLTAVDSCLMVIDSAKGVEERTIKLMEVTRLRDTPIITFMNKLDRDIRDPMELLDEVENVLNIHCAPITWPIGCGKLFKGVYHLYKDETYLYQSGQGHTIQEVRIVKGLTNPELDAAVGEDLAQQLRDELELVQGASNEFELDAFLSGDLTPVFFGTALGNFGVDHFLDGLTQWAPAPQARQADTRLVESAEEKLTGFVFKIQANMDPKHRDRVAFMRVVSGKYEKGMKLRHVRIGKDVVISDALTFMAGDRTHAEEAYAGDIIGLHNHGTIQIGDTFTQGEELKFTGIPNFAPELFRRIRLKDPLKQKQLLKGLVQLSEEGAVQVFRPISNNDLIVGAVGVLQFDVVVSRLKSEYNVEAIYENVNVATARWVECADGKKFEEFKRKNEQHLALDGGDNLAYIAPTMVNLNLTQERYPDVTFFKTREH; translated from the coding sequence ATGTCCTTAAACGATTATCCACAACAAGTAAATAAAAGACGCACCTTTGCGATTATCTCCCACCCCGATGCCGGTAAAACCACAATCACGGAAAAAGTGTTACTTTATGGCAATGCCATTCAAACTGCCGGTTCGGTCAAAGGTAAAGGATCGCAAGCACACGCCAAATCCGACTGGATGGAAATGGAAAAACAACGGGGAATTTCCATCACCACCTCCGTCATGCAATTTCCTTATAATGATTGTTTGGTGAATTTATTAGATACCCCGGGACACGAAGACTTCTCGGAAGATACTTACCGTACATTAACCGCGGTGGATAGCTGCTTGATGGTGATCGACAGCGCTAAAGGGGTGGAAGAACGGACCATCAAATTGATGGAAGTTACCCGTTTGCGCGACACGCCAATTATCACCTTTATGAATAAACTCGACCGCGATATTCGCGATCCGATGGAATTATTGGATGAAGTGGAAAATGTGCTAAATATTCATTGCGCGCCGATCACTTGGCCGATTGGGTGCGGAAAATTATTTAAAGGCGTTTACCATTTGTATAAAGATGAAACCTATTTATATCAATCTGGTCAAGGACATACCATCCAAGAGGTGCGCATTGTCAAAGGCTTAACCAATCCAGAATTAGATGCTGCGGTGGGTGAAGATTTGGCGCAACAATTGCGCGACGAATTAGAATTGGTACAAGGTGCTTCCAATGAATTTGAGCTTGATGCTTTTTTAAGCGGGGATTTAACGCCAGTCTTTTTCGGTACTGCTCTTGGTAACTTTGGCGTGGATCATTTCCTTGATGGCTTAACCCAATGGGCGCCCGCGCCACAAGCGCGCCAAGCGGATACCCGTTTAGTGGAAAGTGCGGAAGAAAAATTAACCGGCTTTGTGTTTAAAATTCAAGCAAATATGGATCCAAAACACCGTGACCGCGTTGCCTTTATGCGCGTCGTCTCGGGTAAATATGAAAAAGGTATGAAATTACGTCACGTGCGTATCGGCAAAGATGTGGTCATTTCTGATGCTTTGACCTTTATGGCGGGCGATCGCACTCATGCGGAAGAAGCCTACGCCGGCGATATTATCGGTTTGCATAACCATGGCACGATCCAAATTGGTGATACCTTTACCCAAGGGGAAGAACTGAAATTTACCGGTATTCCAAATTTCGCGCCGGAATTATTCCGTCGTATTCGCCTAAAAGATCCGTTGAAACAAAAACAATTGCTCAAAGGCTTAGTACAATTATCGGAAGAAGGTGCGGTACAGGTGTTCCGCCCGATTAGCAATAACGATCTGATTGTCGGCGCGGTTGGGGTGTTGCAGTTTGATGTGGTTGTTTCACGTTTAAAATCGGAATATAACGTTGAAGCGATTTACGAAAATGTCAATGTCGCCACAGCGCGCTGGGTCGAATGCGCTGATGGCAAAAAATTTGAAGAATTTAAGCGTAAAAACGAGCAGCATTTGGCATTAGATGGCGGCGATAATTTAGCCTATATCGCACCAACAATGGTCAATTTAAATCTCACGCAAGAACGTTATCCGGACGTGACCTTCTTTAAAACACGCGAACATTAA
- the fecB gene encoding Fe(3+) dicitrate-binding periplasmic protein, producing MKKSWFISAIMLCSLASATIHAEDITVTNAVGEQVVPHNPQRVVVLDFSAVDTLRALGVQDKIVGIPRSTKVPDYLSEFNTEKYTNVGTPPEPAFEKINELNPDLIIATGRQQKILDKLKEIAPVFYVQTDYENYYTGFQQNMRAFAKIFDRQQLVEDKLTELSEKISDLAKKTAKKTALLLLVNESKMSAFGDTSRYALVYKNYGFTPIDLNIKSSTHGMSVGFEYILEKNPDYLLVVDRTAALTDKAQNAQKVLDNKLIKQTDAYKNNHIVYLNAANWYLTFGGLQGMFLMLDEVAQAVK from the coding sequence ATGAAAAAATCATGGTTTATTAGTGCTATTATGTTATGTAGCTTGGCGAGTGCAACGATACATGCTGAAGATATTACTGTTACGAATGCAGTGGGAGAACAGGTGGTTCCACATAATCCACAAAGAGTAGTCGTCTTGGATTTTTCCGCCGTGGATACGCTGCGTGCTTTAGGCGTACAGGATAAAATAGTCGGTATTCCGCGTAGTACCAAAGTGCCTGATTATCTTTCAGAGTTCAATACAGAGAAATATACCAATGTTGGCACACCACCAGAACCGGCATTTGAAAAAATTAATGAATTAAATCCAGATCTGATTATTGCTACCGGTCGCCAGCAAAAAATTCTCGATAAATTAAAAGAAATTGCACCGGTATTTTATGTTCAAACTGACTACGAAAATTACTATACCGGTTTTCAGCAAAATATGAGAGCGTTTGCTAAGATTTTTGATCGTCAGCAGTTAGTTGAAGATAAATTGACGGAATTATCAGAAAAAATCTCCGATCTCGCGAAAAAAACAGCAAAAAAGACCGCACTTTTACTCTTAGTTAATGAAAGTAAAATGAGTGCATTTGGCGATACATCTCGTTATGCTTTAGTTTACAAAAACTACGGATTTACACCAATTGATTTGAATATTAAATCTTCTACACATGGTATGAGTGTAGGATTTGAGTACATTTTAGAAAAAAATCCGGATTATTTGCTAGTGGTTGATCGCACTGCCGCACTAACTGATAAAGCACAAAATGCACAGAAAGTTTTAGATAATAAATTGATTAAGCAAACCGATGCTTATAAAAATAATCATATTGTTTATTTGAATGCAGCGAATTGGTATTTAACATTCGGCGGTTTACAAGGTATGTTTTTAATGTTAGATGAAGTGGCACAAGCGGTAAAATAG
- the fecE_1 gene encoding Fe(3+) dicitrate transport ATP-binding protein FecE, whose translation MAIEIKNVTKYYGDKKVVDDVSVTIPEGKITSFIGPNGAGKSTIISIIGRLLTADKGEIYLKNKLLSAQKNEEIAKQLSILKQSNHINLRLTVEELVAFGRFPYSKGHLTQNDHAIIDEAIEYMDLTLLKKQYVSQLSGGQQQRAYIAMTLAQNTDYILLDEPLNNLDMKHSVQIMNVLRKLATELNKTIVIVIHDINFASCYSDYIVAMKAGKLLYQGKVKEMMSSSILEDIYEMKIPIEQINHQQIALYFRN comes from the coding sequence ATGGCAATAGAAATTAAGAATGTTACTAAATATTACGGGGATAAAAAAGTAGTTGATGATGTTTCCGTTACCATTCCGGAAGGAAAAATTACTTCTTTTATTGGTCCCAATGGCGCAGGAAAAAGCACAATTATTAGTATCATAGGACGCTTATTAACGGCAGATAAAGGTGAGATTTATTTAAAAAATAAATTGTTATCAGCGCAAAAAAATGAGGAAATTGCTAAACAATTATCTATTTTAAAGCAATCTAATCATATTAATTTGCGTTTAACTGTTGAAGAATTAGTTGCATTTGGACGTTTTCCTTATTCAAAAGGACATTTAACACAAAACGATCATGCCATTATTGATGAAGCCATTGAATATATGGATCTAACTTTGTTAAAAAAACAATATGTTAGTCAACTAAGTGGGGGGCAGCAACAAAGAGCGTATATTGCGATGACGCTTGCACAAAATACGGATTATATTTTATTAGATGAACCGTTGAATAATTTAGATATGAAACATTCTGTACAAATTATGAATGTGTTAAGGAAATTAGCGACAGAATTAAATAAAACAATTGTTATCGTTATACATGATATTAATTTTGCTTCTTGTTATTCCGATTATATCGTCGCAATGAAAGCAGGAAAATTACTTTATCAAGGTAAGGTTAAAGAAATGATGTCTTCATCAATTTTGGAAGATATTTATGAGATGAAAATTCCAATTGAACAAATTAATCATCAACAAATCGCCCTTTATTTTAGAAATTAG
- the feuC gene encoding ABC transporter permease produces MYKFNSSYFKPLIILVFLAILACVLYLFYQLPNRWEYALRHRSLSLVAIVITGAAVALSTMVFQAIVNNRILTPAILGLDSLYLCVQVSILFLFGSYALISLNSILLFFICSGIMILFSLLLYFYLFQKEKQNIFFLLLVGIVFGTLFQSLTTFMEVLIDPNEFQIAQDIGFASFNRINLNILWISLVILILTILYGLRYLPYLDVLALGREHAVNLGLDYHKICRHLLIIVAILTSVSTALVGPITFLGLLVMNITFEFMRTYRHNILILVAMLISIITLVCGQLLVSRVFLFKTPLSIIINFIGGLYFMYLLLRENKKWQ; encoded by the coding sequence ATGTATAAATTCAATTCATCATATTTTAAACCGTTAATAATATTAGTTTTTTTAGCAATATTGGCTTGTGTTTTATATTTATTTTATCAATTGCCTAATCGTTGGGAATATGCCTTACGTCATCGTAGCTTAAGCTTGGTTGCTATTGTTATAACTGGCGCTGCAGTTGCATTATCTACAATGGTTTTTCAGGCAATAGTTAATAATAGAATTTTAACTCCAGCTATTCTAGGGTTGGATAGTTTATATTTATGTGTTCAAGTAAGTATTTTATTCTTATTTGGATCTTATGCACTAATTTCACTTAACTCTATTTTATTATTCTTCATTTGTAGTGGAATAATGATTTTATTTTCTCTATTGCTTTATTTTTATTTATTTCAAAAAGAAAAGCAAAATATTTTTTTCTTATTATTAGTAGGGATTGTATTTGGAACCCTGTTTCAAAGCTTGACAACTTTTATGGAGGTATTGATTGATCCAAATGAGTTTCAAATTGCACAAGATATTGGCTTTGCTAGTTTTAATCGAATTAATCTGAATATCTTATGGATTTCTCTCGTCATTTTAATTTTAACTATTTTATACGGACTACGTTATTTACCTTATTTAGATGTATTAGCATTAGGGCGTGAACATGCTGTTAATTTAGGATTGGATTATCATAAAATTTGTCGCCATCTTTTGATTATCGTCGCTATTTTAACTTCAGTATCAACCGCTCTTGTTGGACCGATAACTTTTTTAGGTTTATTGGTTATGAATATTACTTTTGAGTTTATGCGTACATATAGACATAATATATTAATTTTAGTCGCAATGTTAATTTCAATTATTACATTAGTATGTGGTCAATTACTCGTATCTAGGGTGTTTTTGTTTAAAACACCATTAAGCATAATTATTAATTTTATCGGTGGACTTTATTTTATGTATTTGTTATTAAGAGAAAATAAGAAATGGCAATAG
- the fecC gene encoding Fe(3+) dicitrate transport system permease protein FecC: protein MIKRRYLLFFLVFFSLISLFVGVSTVNLQGLLSLDSAQWDIFVTSRIPRLISIIISGAALSICGLVMQQLSRNRFVSPTTAGTMDSARLGILISILLFPSAAMWVKTLIAIGVSFIGTLVFMLMISRLKFQDTIFVALVGIMFGNIVSAVTAFIAYQYDLLQNLSGWLQGDFSLIIAGNYEILYFSLPMLILVYLFAQYFSIIGIGKDFALNLGLNYKKILYVGLFIVATVSSIVIVSVGVIPFLGLIIPNIVTLYLGDNLKKILSHTALLGAVFILICDILGRIIIYPYEISINAVVGVLGSMIFLYLLLKQYRHV from the coding sequence ATGATTAAGCGACGTTATCTTTTGTTTTTCTTGGTTTTTTTTTCTCTTATTTCGCTATTTGTTGGCGTGAGTACAGTAAATTTACAAGGATTGCTTAGCCTTGATTCGGCGCAATGGGATATTTTTGTAACTAGCCGAATTCCACGCCTTATCAGCATTATTATTTCCGGCGCAGCATTGAGTATTTGTGGCTTAGTGATGCAGCAACTTAGTCGTAATCGATTCGTATCTCCGACGACAGCCGGTACAATGGACAGTGCTAGATTGGGTATTTTAATTTCGATTTTATTATTTCCATCTGCTGCCATGTGGGTGAAAACATTGATTGCAATTGGGGTTTCATTTATAGGGACTTTAGTTTTTATGCTAATGATATCGCGCTTGAAATTTCAAGATACGATATTTGTTGCATTAGTAGGTATCATGTTCGGTAATATTGTTAGTGCAGTTACCGCATTTATTGCATATCAATATGATTTATTACAAAACTTATCCGGTTGGCTACAAGGTGATTTCTCGTTAATTATTGCGGGTAATTATGAAATTCTATATTTCAGCCTACCCATGTTAATTTTAGTTTATTTATTTGCACAATATTTTTCTATTATTGGTATAGGTAAAGATTTTGCCCTTAATTTAGGTTTAAATTATAAAAAAATTCTTTATGTAGGACTTTTTATTGTTGCAACAGTGTCTTCAATTGTTATCGTATCAGTAGGAGTTATCCCATTTTTAGGATTGATTATTCCTAATATTGTTACGCTTTATTTAGGAGATAATTTGAAAAAAATACTTTCACATACTGCGCTTTTGGGAGCTGTATTTATCCTAATATGTGATATTTTAGGACGGATCATTATTTATCCTTATGAAATATCGATTAATGCAGTAGTCGGTGTATTAGGTAGTATGATTTTTCTTTATTTATTATTAAAACAGTATCGTCATGTATAA
- the htrB gene encoding lipid A biosynthesis lauroyl acyltransferase has protein sequence MIKIPLNYPIFVINCSLIMAKASLPTFQFAFLKPKYWGFWLGLAIWRLILLLPYPMLLKIGHGFGWLFAKLSVGKRRAKIVRRNLQLCFPQYSESQIDEILHRNLQSTGMAIIETGMAWFWSDKRIRKWCKIEGLENLSHHGKDGVIFVGVHFLTLELGARIVGIDQPGIGVYRPNDNPLMDWLQTYGRLRSNKDMLERKDLRGMIKALRQGEIIWYAPDHDYGRKNAVFVPFFAVKDAATTTGSYYLLKSAPNSRVIPFAPLRHADGSGYTVKISPPVDFSDLDSDVEIAKRMNHIVEQEILRGIDQYMWLHRRFKTRPNREEPSLYD, from the coding sequence TTGATCAAAATTCCGTTAAACTACCCCATCTTTGTAATAAATTGTAGTTTGATTATGGCAAAAGCATCACTTCCAACTTTTCAGTTTGCATTTTTAAAACCTAAATATTGGGGATTTTGGCTTGGACTCGCCATTTGGCGATTAATATTATTATTACCTTATCCAATGTTATTGAAAATTGGACATGGCTTCGGTTGGTTGTTTGCAAAACTCTCTGTTGGTAAACGTCGTGCCAAAATTGTGCGTCGAAATTTGCAACTGTGTTTCCCTCAATACAGTGAATCACAAATTGACGAAATTTTACACCGTAATTTGCAATCGACTGGGATGGCGATTATCGAAACGGGAATGGCGTGGTTTTGGTCGGATAAACGGATTAGAAAATGGTGCAAAATTGAAGGTTTGGAAAATTTATCTCATCATGGTAAAGATGGGGTTATTTTTGTCGGTGTGCATTTTTTAACCCTCGAATTGGGTGCCAGAATTGTCGGCATTGATCAGCCGGGGATTGGGGTTTATCGCCCAAATGATAATCCGCTGATGGACTGGTTACAAACCTATGGACGCCTGCGCTCAAACAAAGATATGCTGGAGCGCAAGGATTTACGCGGCATGATCAAAGCGTTACGCCAAGGCGAGATTATTTGGTATGCGCCGGATCATGATTATGGGCGAAAAAATGCGGTGTTTGTGCCATTTTTTGCGGTAAAAGACGCGGCGACGACCACCGGAAGCTATTATTTACTCAAATCAGCGCCAAACAGTCGCGTTATACCATTTGCGCCTTTACGCCATGCAGATGGAAGTGGTTATACAGTGAAAATTTCCCCACCGGTAGATTTTAGCGATTTAGACAGTGATGTGGAAATTGCCAAAAGAATGAATCACATTGTAGAACAAGAAATCTTGCGTGGTATTGACCAATATATGTGGCTGCACCGACGATTCAAAACCCGCCCAAATCGGGAAGAACCGAGTCTGTACGATTAA
- the hldE gene encoding bifunctional protein HldE — MAQYSAQFQQAKVLVLGDVMLDRYWFGATNRISPEAPVPVVRVQGNEERAGGAANVAMNIAALNVPVELLGLTGKDEAGNALSHLLQQHKIQCNFVQLETHPTITKLRILSRHQQLLRLDFEEDFHQVTSEQLLEKLKSAVKNYGVLVLSDYGKGTLNQVQAMIQVARAANVPVLIDPKGTDFERYRGATLLTPNMSEFEAVVGHCNSEEDIVEKGLNLISTLELTALLVTRSEKGMTLLRPGQAPFHLPTEAREVFDVTGAGDTVISVLATALADGRSFEEACYLANVAAGIVVGKLGTSTVSTIELENAINGRGENGFGIMTEEALKSAVKLAKDRGEKVVMTNGCFDILHPGHVSYLEHARKLGDRLIVAVNSDDSVKRLKGENRPINALHARMAVLAGLSSVDWLVAFAEDTPQRLIGEILPDLLVKGGDYKAEDIVGSQEVWANGGEVKVLNFEEGFSTSNVIKRIRETEK, encoded by the coding sequence ATGGCTCAATATTCAGCACAATTTCAACAAGCCAAAGTCTTAGTGTTAGGTGATGTGATGCTTGATCGCTATTGGTTTGGCGCTACTAACCGAATTTCGCCCGAAGCGCCAGTGCCGGTGGTGCGGGTGCAAGGCAATGAAGAACGTGCGGGCGGCGCGGCAAACGTAGCCATGAATATTGCCGCCCTGAATGTGCCGGTGGAATTGTTGGGATTAACCGGTAAAGACGAAGCCGGAAACGCTTTAAGCCACCTGTTGCAACAACATAAAATTCAATGCAATTTTGTGCAATTGGAAACCCATCCAACCATTACAAAATTGCGCATTTTATCCCGTCATCAACAATTATTGCGCTTAGATTTTGAAGAAGATTTTCATCAGGTAACCTCCGAGCAATTGCTGGAAAAATTAAAAAGTGCGGTCAAAAATTACGGTGTTTTAGTATTATCCGATTATGGAAAAGGAACACTAAATCAAGTACAAGCAATGATTCAAGTCGCACGCGCAGCGAATGTGCCGGTTCTTATCGATCCTAAAGGTACCGATTTTGAACGTTACCGCGGCGCCACCTTGTTAACCCCAAATATGTCGGAGTTTGAGGCGGTTGTTGGACATTGTAATAGCGAAGAAGATATTGTCGAAAAAGGGCTAAATCTGATTTCTACACTAGAATTAACCGCACTTTTAGTGACGCGTTCGGAAAAAGGCATGACGCTATTACGTCCTGGGCAGGCGCCATTTCATTTGCCAACGGAAGCGCGTGAAGTCTTTGATGTGACCGGTGCTGGCGATACGGTAATTAGTGTGCTGGCAACCGCCTTGGCGGACGGACGCTCCTTTGAAGAAGCCTGTTATCTGGCGAATGTGGCTGCGGGTATTGTGGTGGGTAAATTGGGGACCTCAACGGTTTCTACTATTGAGCTGGAAAATGCCATTAATGGACGCGGCGAGAATGGTTTTGGCATTATGACGGAAGAGGCGCTGAAAAGTGCGGTCAAATTAGCCAAAGATCGCGGTGAAAAAGTGGTGATGACTAATGGTTGCTTTGATATTTTACATCCCGGTCATGTATCTTATTTGGAGCATGCACGCAAATTGGGCGATCGTTTGATTGTGGCGGTAAACAGTGACGACTCGGTCAAACGTCTTAAAGGAGAAAATCGTCCGATTAATGCTTTGCACGCTAGAATGGCTGTGCTCGCAGGGTTATCCTCTGTAGACTGGCTGGTCGCATTTGCGGAAGATACGCCACAACGTTTAATTGGTGAAATTTTGCCAGATTTATTAGTAAAAGGCGGAGATTATAAAGCTGAGGATATTGTCGGCAGTCAAGAAGTATGGGCAAATGGCGGCGAAGTGAAAGTCTTGAACTTTGAAGAGGGTTTTTCTACTAGCAATGTTATCAAAAGGATTCGTGAAACGGAAAAATAA
- the mdh gene encoding malate dehydrogenase, whose translation MKVAVLGAAGGIGQALALLLKLQLPAGSELSLYDIAPVTPGVAADVSHIPTAVKVQGFAGDDPTPALQGANVVLISAGVARKPGMDRSDLFNINAGIVRNLVEKVAATCPKACVGIITNPVNTTVAIAAEVLKKAGVYDKRKLFGVTTLDILRSETFVSELKGLDVSRVTVPVIGGHSGVTILPLLSQVQYAKWKEEEIAPLTKRIQNAGTEVVEAKAGGGSATLSMAQAAARFARSLVKGLSGETVVECTYVEGDGQYARFFSQPVRLGTEGVEEILPIGQLSAFEQKALEDMLPTLRADIELGEKFITG comes from the coding sequence ATGAAAGTAGCTGTTTTAGGCGCCGCTGGCGGTATCGGTCAAGCATTAGCGTTATTATTAAAATTGCAATTACCTGCAGGTTCGGAATTATCACTTTATGATATTGCACCAGTAACTCCAGGGGTTGCCGCTGATGTTAGCCATATTCCAACAGCAGTTAAAGTACAAGGATTTGCTGGAGATGATCCAACACCTGCATTACAAGGCGCAAATGTAGTGTTAATTTCTGCCGGTGTGGCACGTAAACCAGGCATGGATCGTTCCGATTTATTTAATATCAATGCGGGGATCGTGCGTAATTTGGTGGAAAAAGTCGCAGCAACTTGCCCAAAAGCCTGCGTCGGTATTATCACTAACCCTGTAAATACGACGGTTGCAATTGCCGCGGAAGTATTGAAAAAAGCCGGTGTTTATGACAAACGTAAACTTTTTGGCGTGACTACGTTAGATATTTTGCGCTCTGAAACCTTTGTATCCGAATTAAAAGGGTTAGATGTTTCCCGCGTGACCGTACCGGTTATCGGTGGACACTCTGGCGTGACAATTTTGCCATTGTTATCTCAAGTACAATATGCAAAATGGAAAGAGGAAGAAATTGCGCCATTAACTAAACGTATCCAAAACGCGGGTACTGAAGTGGTTGAAGCGAAAGCCGGTGGCGGTTCAGCAACCCTTTCTATGGCGCAAGCTGCCGCACGTTTTGCTCGTTCATTAGTGAAAGGATTGAGCGGTGAAACCGTTGTCGAATGTACTTATGTAGAAGGTGACGGTCAATATGCGCGCTTCTTCTCTCAACCGGTGCGTTTAGGTACAGAAGGTGTGGAAGAAATTCTGCCAATCGGTCAATTAAGCGCATTTGAACAAAAAGCCTTAGAAGATATGCTACCAACTTTACGTGCCGATATTGAATTAGGTGAAAAATTTATCACCGGCTAA
- the lytM gene encoding metalloprotease: protein MQHVKLARDRRKRKSRTKVMVFFLAVLSILVGVVLSLKDTAETNIATVSGDGTQYKSLNQHESAVPNLSEFTTANAAASSNQGRSAAMSTITPTDDAVAKKEMEQGDIANFNPKTSPSGEEKNTSYYDDLTAKDDEVDQVKLDEDGMLQLPQDAQDALNNLLDIADQAIRIKEQFSHTVVRGDTLKDVLDQSGLEDNTYEKLIADYPELKNLKAGQQFYWILDNDGNLEYLNWLVSEKEEQIYERVNGGKFKRQILVKKSVWKKEVLKGEINGAFSTSLIKLGLNSKQISQLTTALQWQVTLKKLKKGDKFAIWISREYLGGKLTGQGNVEAIHIRTGGKSYYAIQAKNGRYYNRQGETLGKGFSRYPMLRQARVSSPFNLARRHPITGRIMPHKGVDFALPIGSPIIAPADGIVEKVAYQASGAGRYLMLRHGREYQTVYMHLSKVLVKAGQSVKRGERIALSGNTGRSTGPHLHYEFHINSRPVNPLTVKLPGTSSGMSSAERKQFLVRAKAVEKQLKF from the coding sequence GTGCAGCACGTAAAGTTAGCTCGAGATAGACGCAAAAGAAAATCGCGTACTAAAGTGATGGTTTTCTTTTTGGCAGTATTGTCTATTTTAGTTGGGGTCGTGTTGAGCTTAAAAGATACTGCTGAAACGAATATTGCCACGGTTTCTGGGGACGGAACTCAATATAAATCTTTAAATCAACATGAAAGTGCGGTGCCAAATTTATCTGAATTTACAACCGCTAACGCAGCAGCATCTTCCAATCAGGGGCGTTCTGCGGCAATGTCAACGATAACACCAACAGATGATGCTGTTGCAAAAAAAGAAATGGAACAAGGTGATATTGCCAATTTTAATCCGAAGACGTCGCCGTCAGGAGAGGAAAAAAATACCTCTTACTATGATGATTTAACTGCAAAGGATGATGAGGTTGATCAGGTAAAGCTTGATGAAGATGGCATGTTACAATTGCCGCAAGATGCACAAGATGCATTAAATAATTTATTGGATATTGCTGATCAAGCTATTCGTATTAAAGAGCAATTTAGCCACACGGTGGTACGTGGTGATACTTTAAAAGATGTTTTGGATCAATCTGGGTTAGAAGATAATACCTATGAAAAATTAATCGCAGATTATCCGGAATTAAAAAATCTTAAAGCTGGGCAACAATTTTATTGGATTTTAGATAATGATGGTAATTTAGAATATTTGAACTGGTTAGTGTCGGAGAAAGAGGAACAGATTTACGAGCGAGTAAATGGAGGTAAATTTAAGCGTCAGATTTTAGTTAAAAAAAGCGTTTGGAAAAAAGAGGTGTTGAAAGGAGAAATCAACGGGGCATTCTCCACCAGCTTAATTAAGCTGGGACTAAACAGTAAGCAAATTTCTCAACTCACAACAGCGCTTCAGTGGCAAGTGACGCTTAAAAAATTAAAAAAAGGTGATAAATTTGCGATCTGGATTTCGCGAGAATATTTGGGAGGTAAACTAACCGGACAAGGGAATGTGGAGGCAATTCATATCCGTACGGGCGGGAAAAGTTATTATGCTATTCAAGCAAAAAACGGTCGTTATTATAATCGACAAGGGGAGACCTTAGGTAAAGGATTTTCGCGTTATCCAATGTTGCGTCAAGCAAGAGTGTCATCTCCTTTTAATCTTGCGCGACGTCACCCTATCACTGGGCGAATTATGCCACATAAAGGTGTGGACTTTGCATTGCCAATTGGTTCACCTATTATTGCTCCAGCAGATGGTATTGTTGAAAAAGTCGCTTATCAAGCGAGTGGAGCTGGTCGCTATTTAATGCTTCGTCATGGTAGAGAATATCAAACCGTATATATGCATTTAAGTAAAGTATTAGTAAAAGCCGGTCAATCGGTGAAACGCGGTGAACGTATTGCGTTATCCGGCAATACGGGGCGTTCTACCGGTCCGCATTTGCACTATGAATTCCATATTAACAGTCGCCCAGTGAATCCGCTGACCGTGAAATTACCGGGTACCAGCAGTGGAATGTCGAGCGCAGAACGTAAACAATTCTTGGTACGAGCAAAAGCGGTGGAAAAACAGCTGAAATTCTAA